One window of the Syngnathoides biaculeatus isolate LvHL_M chromosome 11, ASM1980259v1, whole genome shotgun sequence genome contains the following:
- the zgc:165573 gene encoding cysteine-rich and transmembrane domain-containing protein 1, which produces MNPDQPPPYPGPSAPVYPAQGQPPQGYPTQGYPPQGYPVNMQQPNPSYPSYPPGPMGSGGPYPGPGQAPYQGYAGQPQYGWQGGPPPGHMYGEPPKNTVYMVEDRRRDNSSETCLTACWTALCCCCLWDMLT; this is translated from the exons ATGAATCCAGACCAACCCCCACCATACCCAGGCCCATCGGCTCCAGTCTACCCAGCCCAGGGCCAGCCCCCTCAAGGCTACCCGACTCAGGGTTATCCTCCACAGGGGTATCCTGTAAACATGCAGCAGCCTAATCCAAGTTACCCAAGCTACCCCCCTGGACCAATGGGTTCTGGAGGTCCCTATCCCGGGCCAGGACAGGCACCTTATCAAGGATATGCTGGACAGCCACAATATGGCTGGCAGGGTGGCCCTCCACCCGGACATATGTATGGAGAACCTCCTAAAAACACAG TGTACATGGTGGAGGACAGAAGAAGAGACAACTCTTCAGAAACATGCCTGACAGCCTGCTGGACAGCCCTATGTTGCTGCTGCCTCTGGGACATGCTTACATAA
- the eif4ebp3l gene encoding eukaryotic translation initiation factor 4E-binding protein 3-like, which yields MSTNQVKSCPIPTRVLTLKDWSQLPDCYSQTPGGTLFSTTPGGTRIIYDRKFLLDCRNSPLARTPPRCLPQIPGVTCPATHPVSKLQEVKEEIEEEEKDITDDNQFDMDI from the exons ATGTCGACCAACCAAGTGAAGAGCTGCCCAATCCCCACCAGGGTTCTCACCCTGAAAGACTGGTCTCAACTTCCCGACTGCTACAGCCAGACGCCCGGGGGGACACTTTTCTCCACTACGCCCGGTG GTACCCGCATCATCTATGACAGGAAGTTTCTCCTGGATTGCAGAAATTCCCCTCTTGCGCGCACCCCACCACGCTGTCTGCCCCAGATCCCTGGGGTCACCTGCCCTGCTACTCACCCTGTGAGCAAGCTGCAGGAGGTCAAAGAAGAGAttgaagaggaagaaaaggatATTACAG ATGACAACCAGTTTGACATGGACATCTGA